The Sesamum indicum cultivar Zhongzhi No. 13 linkage group LG6, S_indicum_v1.0, whole genome shotgun sequence genome has a segment encoding these proteins:
- the LOC105164164 gene encoding uncharacterized protein LOC105164164: protein MGFPSSITLMIFLSLASLQALNVESQVIKSARLLDLVIRDYTFRSYNKNFRTGKLHRINLPANLSGIQVDTIRFRCGSLHRYGAKIKEFHLDIGTYVHPCTKRVMLVRQNLGSNWSSLYYDNYELSGYQLISPVLGLLAYNVGRTGNTTIPSELGIQAGKKPITIDFSSTTLLNTNSGIIPLCASFDQDGKVTLSNQARHRVCVAKRDGHFGLVVESPLMPLRRKVSKWKIAIGSSIGAALGAFLLSLLMIAMLVNAKKKARMEELERMAYEEEALQVSMVGHVRAVTASGTRTSPIIEHYEYRHPPPHPPAN, encoded by the coding sequence ATGGGCTTCCCCTCTTCCATCACTCTGATGATTTTCCTATCACTAGCATCCTTACAGGCCTTAAACGTCGAATCCCAAGTAATCAAATCGGCGCGCCTTCTTGATCTCGTCATCAGGGACTACACATTCCGATCATACAACAAGAATTTCAGGACAGGGAAACTACACAGGATCAATCTACCAGCAAACCTGTCAGGCATACAGGTCGATACGATAAGGTTCCGTTGTGGCAGTCTCCATAGATATGGAGCAAAAATCAAGGAATTCCACTTAGACATCGGCACGTACGTCCATCCTTGCACGAAAAGGGTCATGCTCGTTCGACAAAATCTTGGATCCAACTGGTCATCGTTGTACTACGATAACTACGAGTTATCAGGCTATCAGCTCATTTCGCCCGTCTTAGGCCTGCTAGCATACAACGTTGGCCGCACGGGTAACACGACCATTCCATCCGAGCTCGGAATCCAGGCTGGGAAAAAGCCGATCACCATAGATTTTAGCAGCACAACGTTGTTAAACACGAATTCAGGGATCATCCCTTTATGTGCGAGCTTCGATCAGGATGGGAAAGTTACATTATCGAACCAAGCTCGGCATAGAGTTTGCGTTGCAAAGAGGGACGGGCACTTCGGGCTGGTGGTGGAGTCGCCGTTAATGCCATTGAGGCGGAAGGTTAGTAAGTGGAAGATCGCGATCGGGAGCTCGATTGGAGCAGCACTGGGGGCTTTTCTTCTGAGTTTGCTGATGATCGCAATGTTGGTTAACGCGAAGAAGAAAGCAAGAATGGAGGAGTTGGAGAGAATGGCTTATGAGGAGGAGGCTTTGCAGGTGTCCATGGTAGGACATGTGAGGGCTGTTACTGCTTCAGGGACAAGAACTTCGCCTATAATTGAGCATTATGAGTACAGACATCCTCCTCCTCATCCTCCTGCTAATTGA
- the LOC105164246 gene encoding MADS-box protein SOC1, which yields MVRGKTEMKRIENATSRQVTFSKRRSGLLKKAFELSVLCDAEVALIIFSPKGRLYEFSSSSVINKTIERYLANVKNLAIGRKTMEENTQHLKDETAELRKTIELLEDSKRRLLGESLDSCSVEELEQVEQLLERSLNNIRARKNTLFHEQIDQLKEQEKKLMQENTRLRKKFEMLPLQLSVNLPTVRPPAQAMEVETALFIGPPSTTTNGGI from the exons ATGGTGAGGGGGAAAACTGAGATGAAAAGGATAGAAAATGCCACCAGCAGGCAGGTGACCTTCTCCAAGCGCAGAAGTGGGCTCTTGAAGAAGGCCTTTGAGCTCTCAGTTCTCTGTGATGCTGAAGTTGCACTCATAATCTTCTCCCCCAAAGGCAGACTCTATGAATTCTCAAGCTCAAG TGTGATCAACAAGACAATAGAACGGTACCTAGCAAATGTGAAGAATCTAGCAATTGGGAGAAAAACTATGGAGGAAAATACGCAG CATTTGAAAGATGAGACTGCTGAACTGCGTAAGACGATTGAGCTCCTTGAAGATTCTAAAAG AAGGCTCTTGGGAGAAAGTTTGGATTCTTGCTCCGTCGAGGAGTTAGAACAGGTCGAACAACTGTTGGAACGAAGTTTGAACAACATCAGGGCTCGGAag AATACATTATTCCATGAGCAGATTGATCAGCTGAAGGAACAG GAGAAGAAATTGATGCAAGAAAACACaagattaagaaaaaag TTTGAGATGCTACCTCTGCAACTGTCTGTAAATCTTCCAACAGTTCGGCCTCCGGCGCAAGCTATGGAGGTGGAAACGGCATTGTTCATAGGTCCCCCTTCGACAACGACGAATGGtggtatttaa